CGATATTCAGAAGAAATACCTCGCGGCCCGACACCGGGCGCTTCTGTTTACCGAACTGGACGACGAGATCACCTGGCTCTCCCGGTCGGACCCGTCAGATTCGTCCGTCAAGGCCAGCCTCGCGTCCACCAAAGGACATAAAGCCGCCCAGAGCGGCCAGACGACCGACGCGGTCGCCCACTTCAAGACCGCGATCGGCGTGTACGCCGACCAGCCCGAAACGGCTTCCACCTTGAACAACTCGGCCCTGTGCCATTTCGACGTGTACCACTTGACCGGGGACATCGCGGAGTTCACTCGGGGGACCGAGAAACTCGACCGGGCCATCGCCCTCTTGCCGAGCGACACCATTCTGCTCCACAACGCGGCCAACGTCGTCCTTGATGGGGCGATTCGTGATACGGCCGGAGCCGCGCTCAACATGACCGCCCTGAAGCGGCAGGCCGGTTGGCACGTGTTGCCGTTCCTCTACGCCGATTCCGAAGGTCGTAAGGCTCTGGCGAAGAAACTCGCGGCCCACCCGGGGCTCGTGAAGGCCCGGGCCTACTACGAGAAGTTGATGGTGCTCGCCCCACGCGGCGGTGACGCGTATGAACAACTCGACACCATGCATACGTGGACGAAAGACGTCGCCGCACTCCGGGCCGTGGCCGACCGGGTCGACAAGGCGGATCTGGATTTGTCTCACCAAAACCAGGAATACCGCGACTATCTGGCGGGCAAGAAGGACGCCAAGCTCCTCTCCGACCTCAAGCAAGGGGCCGACCGGGCCCGGGAGACGATGGCGGCGACGGCAGGGAAGAAAGACGCGACATACGCCGTCGCGGTGGCCGATTACGTCCGCTGTCGCTCGACCGCGGCGTTGTTCGGGCAGGCGGTCGACGCCGACGAACTCGTCACCTTGGCCGAACAGGCGGACGCGGCCGGGAAATCCGAGGGGTCCGCGACAACGCTCCGGCAAACCCTCGCCCTCCGCGCTCACCTCAGACTGATCCGCACCGTGCCGGAATACGGTCGTGTGGCCACCCCGGCTGTGACCCGCCTGCTCGGACTGATCGTGCCCGATCTGATTCTGTTCGAGGGCGGTCCGCTGGCCGCTCAAATCGGCGCGGATCCGGACATGCGACGGCGGCGGGAGCTGCTTCGGGCGGCCGTCACGGCTGGGGTGGAAGACTTCGGCCCGGCGAGTTGGGCGTTACTCGTCGGGTGGAACGATCCGGCGGCCGGCCGGATTGCCGAGCGGAACCGGGCCGACGAAATTGACTTGCTGTCCCGCCGGATCGAACGGAAGACCACTCCGGAAAGTGTGTCGGCGCGGCTCAAGGAGTACCTTGCCCAGCGGATGGCCGGCCGGACCGAGTTGGCAGACGCCGAGCGAAAGGCGATGACGGCCGCCGGCGTTCCGGCTCCGTACATCGCTCCGGCGAAAGCGCCGTAACCCGGCTCAATAGCACCACCCGGGAGCCGGTCGCCGATAGCCGCTCCCGGGTGTTTCCGTGACCACGGCCAACGGTTTGCTACCCGTTTCGTTCTGCCTGTACGGTCCGGACTCTCGCCCGCCCCGGTCGTTCTTTCACGAACCGCTAAAAGCGGCTAACAAAGTGACACTCCCGGTACAAATGCTCGTGTAGCAATCCGCCGCATCCGGTATAGTGTTTCTTGTGACCCGCCTGACTGAACAGCCCACCACCACACGGTCTGGAGCAGTCGACCGCTGCCGCCCTGAGGGGTGTATGCCTTACGCCGCCGAAATCAGTCGCACCAACCCCGCGTGCTTCATCCTTTTGATCGACCAATCGGGGTCGATGGACGACCCGTTCGCCGGTGAGCCGGACACCAAGAAATCGGTGGTCGTCGCGGACGGCGTGAACAAGATGCTGCAAAACCTCGTCCTGAGGTCGGCCAAGGCGGACGGGGTACGCGACTACTTCCACGTGGCGGTGATCGGGTACGGTAAAATGACGCATGCCGGCCTCGGCGGGCGGCTCCCGACGGACGCGCTGGTCCCGATCAGTCGCCTGGCCGACTCCCCATTGCGGATCGAGACGCGGACGAAAACCGTGTCGGACGGGGCAGGGGGGCTGCTCGAAAAATCGGTCAAGGTGCCGGTCTGGTTCGATCCGGTGGCGAACGGGCGGACGCCGATGTGCGAGGCGCTTTCCGCCGCGTGGCTGACCGCGCGGGAGTTCATCGAGCGATACCCGACCGCGTACCCGCCGATCGTGTTGAACCTCACGGACGGCCGCCCGAGCGACGGGAACCCGCAAGACACCGCGAAGAATCTCCGGCGGTTGGCCACGGCCGACGGAAACGTCCTACTCTTCAATCTGCTCCTGTCCACCGAGCCGAAGCCGCCGATGTATTTCATTTCGGACGGATCGTTGCTCGTGGACTTGTACTCGAAGTTGTTGTTCGTGATGTCCAGCCAGCTGCCGCCGCGAATGCTCCAGGGAGCCCGCGCCGAGGGGTTCGACGTCGAGGAGGGGGCTCGCGGGGTGGTTTTCAACGCCGATCCGGCCGCGGTCGTCCGCTTTTTGGACATCGGAACGCGTGTCGCGTCCGTCTACAAATGAGTGGGGTCACAACAGCAGGCCCGGTCGTATGGGGCGCCGCTTCCCTACCCAAAATCGGCAACCGGGCTGATGAGAACGAGGACGCGATCGCGGCCGCGCCAGCCGGGTTACGCTTCGCCGTCGCCGACGGGGCGACCGAGGGGTGGCACTCGAAGGCGTGGGCGGACCGACTGGCGCGGGCGTTCGTCGTCCGGCCCCCGGCGCCGTCTGATTTCGCCGGTTGGCTGACGGAAGCCCGTACCGGATGGGATCCGCCCGCCCGGTCGGGGCCGGCGTCGTGGTACGCCGAGGAAAAAGAAATTCAGGGCGCGTACGCCACGTTGCTCGGGGTTCGCCTGATACCGCGGGCGGCGGGCGGGTGGGCGTGGAAAGCGGTCGCGGTCGGCGACAGCTGTCTGTTCGTCGTCCGCGGCGAG
This is a stretch of genomic DNA from Fimbriiglobus ruber. It encodes these proteins:
- a CDS encoding protein phosphatase 2C domain-containing protein — translated: MSGVTTAGPVVWGAASLPKIGNRADENEDAIAAAPAGLRFAVADGATEGWHSKAWADRLARAFVVRPPAPSDFAGWLTEARTGWDPPARSGPASWYAEEKEIQGAYATLLGVRLIPRAAGGWAWKAVAVGDSCLFVVRGERHTHAFPIDNPEVFGSSPLLVASTPAGSGEPDWMAGQTLPGDLLVLATDAVAAWLLQTAADATPAWPRVRTALNEPDAPARAAGLRELLGDAQAAKNDDASMVAVLVPEPAEPPR